One genomic segment of Anaerolineae bacterium includes these proteins:
- the mrdA gene encoding penicillin-binding protein 2 gives MKHDRSVPPARFLVYRSFILLTFLALIGQLWRLQIDQVVTYRSLADRNRFRQITVPGPRGVMYDRNGHILVRNRPSFAVAIVPADLPEDPEEADSVIHRLAGLLGVPAAPTVPIQNLPSVGGALPRFKLRLSEAEMREHVAKARLGNAYMPVPVMTQVDRDLAFQIEELRHTLPGVHVIVEPVREYLAGPLTAHILGYMGPIPEGKADVYAEKGYRPNDLVGLTGLEYTYEAELRGRAGSRLIEVDVLGREVRTVAEESAPMPGYNLILTLDLALQTAMEAALRKGMEEAQSKSGVAIAMNPQTGEILGMVSLPSYDNNLFARGISVEEYAALLNDPKHPLVNHAISSLYPPGSTFKIIPAAGALEEGIINARTTIYDGGVLWLPNQYFPNDPSQAQPFYCWVHKYGRGHGSVNVISALAVSCDVFFYVVAGGYQSFQGLGVELLNYYAHEFGLGEPSGIDLPAENPGLVPGPRWKRINLAESWVTGDTYNMAIGQGFVLATPLQILNATAAVANGGYLYRPQLVRQILDANGRVIRDFQPNLIRQVAVSPENLELVRQGMYAAVHWPGGTGYKANVPGLKVAGKTGTAEFAGPRDDEGNLPTHAWFTAFAPYNDPEIAVVVLIEGGGEGSAVAAPVAAEILKAYFYPAQPGGPVELDWDSMGPSQGQKGQP, from the coding sequence GTGAAACACGATCGCTCCGTGCCCCCGGCACGCTTTCTAGTCTATCGCAGCTTCATCCTCTTAACCTTCCTTGCGCTGATCGGACAGCTGTGGCGGCTACAGATTGATCAGGTGGTGACCTATCGAAGCCTGGCGGATCGCAATCGTTTTCGCCAAATCACCGTGCCAGGGCCACGAGGCGTTATGTATGACCGAAATGGCCACATTTTGGTCCGTAATCGCCCTTCCTTTGCCGTTGCGATCGTGCCGGCCGACCTGCCAGAGGATCCGGAAGAGGCAGATTCGGTGATCCATCGTCTGGCCGGGCTCCTCGGCGTCCCAGCAGCGCCGACAGTCCCTATCCAAAACTTGCCCTCAGTCGGCGGCGCACTTCCTCGCTTTAAGCTTCGGCTCAGCGAAGCCGAGATGCGCGAGCACGTCGCCAAAGCTCGTCTGGGTAATGCATACATGCCAGTGCCAGTGATGACCCAGGTCGATCGAGACCTGGCGTTCCAAATCGAAGAGCTGCGCCATACCCTCCCCGGCGTGCACGTGATCGTCGAGCCGGTACGCGAATACCTGGCTGGTCCGCTAACGGCGCATATCTTGGGATACATGGGCCCCATTCCAGAGGGGAAAGCTGATGTCTATGCGGAGAAAGGGTATCGTCCCAACGATTTAGTCGGGCTAACAGGGCTAGAGTACACATATGAGGCGGAACTACGAGGGCGGGCAGGAAGTCGACTTATCGAGGTGGACGTGCTAGGACGGGAGGTGCGTACCGTCGCCGAAGAGAGCGCACCGATGCCTGGCTACAACCTGATTCTGACCTTAGACTTGGCGCTTCAAACGGCAATGGAGGCTGCCCTGCGCAAAGGAATGGAAGAGGCTCAGTCGAAGTCTGGTGTTGCTATCGCTATGAACCCGCAGACGGGTGAGATCCTGGGCATGGTTAGCCTGCCCTCATACGACAACAATCTTTTCGCTCGCGGCATCAGCGTGGAGGAGTACGCCGCGCTTTTAAACGACCCCAAGCATCCCTTGGTGAACCATGCCATCAGCAGCTTATATCCGCCCGGTTCCACCTTTAAGATCATTCCGGCAGCTGGAGCTTTAGAAGAAGGGATTATCAACGCCAGGACGACGATTTACGATGGAGGTGTGCTTTGGCTGCCGAATCAATATTTTCCAAACGATCCATCGCAGGCACAGCCGTTTTACTGCTGGGTGCACAAGTACGGGCGCGGACATGGGAGCGTCAACGTGATCTCAGCCCTGGCTGTCTCCTGTGATGTGTTTTTTTATGTGGTGGCGGGAGGCTATCAGAGTTTTCAGGGGCTAGGGGTGGAGCTATTGAACTATTATGCCCATGAGTTTGGGCTAGGGGAGCCGTCGGGCATTGATTTGCCGGCAGAGAATCCCGGCTTGGTGCCCGGTCCGCGCTGGAAACGGATCAACCTGGCGGAGTCATGGGTCACCGGTGACACGTATAACATGGCCATCGGCCAGGGATTCGTGTTAGCCACGCCGCTGCAGATACTCAACGCTACGGCGGCAGTGGCGAATGGGGGCTATCTCTACCGTCCGCAACTGGTGCGTCAAATCTTAGACGCGAATGGCCGTGTCATCCGAGATTTTCAGCCCAATCTGATTCGGCAAGTTGCTGTATCTCCAGAAAACCTGGAGCTGGTACGGCAAGGAATGTACGCTGCTGTCCACTGGCCAGGCGGCACCGGGTACAAAGCCAACGTCCCAGGGCTGAAAGTAGCGGGAAAGACAGGCACGGCCGAATTTGCCGGCCCCCGTGACGATGAGGGGAATCTTCCCACTCATGCCTGGTTTACCGCTTTCGCGCCATACAATGATCCCGAGATCGCAGTGGTCGTCCTTATCGAGGGAGGCGGCGAAGGTTCCGCTGTAGCCGCGCCGGTAGCCGCGGAGATCCTAAAGGCATATTTCTATCCAGCCCAGCCCGGTGGTCCCGTCGAGCTCGATTGGGATTCGATGGGTCCCTCTCAAGGACAGAAAGGTCAACCATGA
- the mreD gene encoding rod shape-determining protein MreD, with translation MRPFLFIPLLGVLALLQSVLLPLIAILGVQPDLILLAVMSWTLLRGLVEGLVWAFIGGLWLDLLSGGPFGLSSLVLVLVVFLISLLEANLFREHIILVMVIAIGAGLLHGALYLLLLRLGGHPAATLAALWRIVIPAAIYTSLLTPIVFPPLRWLHRVTGRERLEW, from the coding sequence ATGAGACCGTTTCTATTCATCCCTCTGCTCGGCGTGTTGGCTCTGTTGCAATCTGTCTTGTTACCTTTGATAGCCATCCTGGGCGTTCAGCCCGATCTGATACTATTGGCCGTGATGAGTTGGACTCTGTTGCGCGGCCTGGTCGAGGGGTTGGTTTGGGCCTTCATCGGAGGGTTATGGCTAGACCTGCTGTCCGGGGGACCTTTTGGGCTTTCCTCGCTTGTGCTCGTCCTGGTGGTGTTCCTGATCAGCTTGTTGGAAGCGAACCTGTTTCGCGAGCATATCATCTTGGTCATGGTGATTGCAATAGGAGCCGGGCTCCTGCACGGTGCTTTGTACTTGTTGCTCCTGCGCCTGGGAGGCCATCCCGCGGCTACCCTGGCGGCGTTATGGCGCATCGTCATCCCGGCAGCGATCTATACCAGCCTGCTGACCCCTATCGTGTTCCCTCCTCTACGATGGCTACATCGTGTCACAGGGAGAGAGCGATTGGAGTGGTGA
- a CDS encoding cellulase family glycosylhydrolase, with protein MTQKRWFSTVQVVIAFLVLFAAALSGCSRERPAPSPTPTKPRLERPTPTPRPTDTPTPVMKAEAPSPTPTPQGTADANEPPTDTPIPPTNTPVPIGPAPVSSSPVTMLSPDFGVQAFLWWRPEVADRDLQLIKDAGFNWVKQTFDWELMEGGGPGQYNWEFADRVVQQVNNKGLKLLARVSLDPEKAIWAGPPPQNADAFARFLGAMAARYRGRIHAYQIWNEPNLAREWGRKRPNPAEYAVMLKKAYTAIKQADPNAIVITAGMAPTGTDDANAMPDERFYDELYRAIGGSSDGYFDMLGVHAAGYKAPPELDPAEAAANKPLYGGERFFAFRHVEDIRRIMERYGDVNRRVVILEFGWTSDPIHPEYAWHAVSEEEKADYLVRAYQWAQEHWRPWIGLMSLIYMPDVNWTEQDEQYWWSIIGPAYPDIHWRPAYMKLCLYLNEVQGRPRCKHAP; from the coding sequence ATGACCCAGAAACGATGGTTTAGCACCGTCCAGGTGGTAATTGCCTTTTTGGTATTGTTCGCCGCAGCGCTAAGCGGCTGTTCCAGAGAGAGGCCGGCGCCGTCGCCGACACCGACCAAGCCTCGCTTGGAGCGTCCAACCCCCACGCCACGGCCTACTGATACACCAACTCCGGTGATGAAAGCGGAAGCGCCGTCTCCTACGCCTACACCTCAGGGGACGGCTGATGCGAATGAGCCGCCGACGGACACACCCATCCCGCCCACCAATACGCCCGTTCCAATAGGCCCCGCGCCTGTGAGCAGCTCCCCTGTGACCATGCTTTCCCCAGACTTCGGCGTGCAGGCGTTTCTGTGGTGGCGTCCAGAGGTAGCTGACCGTGATCTCCAATTGATAAAAGATGCGGGCTTCAACTGGGTCAAACAGACGTTTGACTGGGAGCTGATGGAAGGCGGAGGTCCAGGCCAATACAACTGGGAATTCGCCGACCGGGTCGTTCAGCAGGTGAACAACAAAGGGCTGAAGTTGCTCGCTCGGGTCAGCTTGGACCCAGAGAAGGCCATTTGGGCTGGGCCGCCGCCCCAAAACGCCGATGCTTTCGCTCGCTTCCTGGGCGCAATGGCCGCCCGCTACCGGGGCCGCATCCATGCCTATCAGATCTGGAACGAGCCTAACCTAGCGCGAGAGTGGGGGCGCAAACGCCCTAACCCCGCTGAGTACGCGGTCATGCTCAAGAAGGCCTACACTGCTATTAAGCAAGCCGATCCCAACGCCATCGTCATCACGGCGGGCATGGCGCCCACCGGCACGGATGATGCCAACGCAATGCCCGATGAGCGGTTCTACGATGAGCTATATCGAGCCATTGGCGGCAGTAGCGATGGCTATTTCGATATGCTGGGCGTCCATGCGGCTGGTTATAAAGCCCCGCCCGAGTTGGACCCCGCCGAGGCAGCCGCAAATAAGCCGTTATACGGCGGAGAGCGATTTTTCGCGTTTCGGCACGTCGAAGACATCCGGCGCATTATGGAACGATACGGCGACGTGAATCGCCGGGTAGTGATTCTGGAATTCGGTTGGACCAGCGATCCTATTCACCCCGAGTATGCCTGGCATGCCGTCAGCGAGGAAGAGAAAGCAGATTACCTAGTGCGCGCTTATCAATGGGCGCAGGAACACTGGCGGCCGTGGATCGGACTAATGAGCCTAATCTACATGCCGGACGTAAACTGGACTGAACAAGATGAGCAGTACTGGTGGTCCATCATCGGGCCAGCCTATCCGGATATTCACTGGCGGCCAGCCTATATGAAGCTCTGCCTGTATCTGAATGAGGTGCAAGGACGGCCGCGCTGCAAGCACGCCCCGTGA
- a CDS encoding rod shape-determining protein, with protein sequence MFSLDIGIDLGTANTLVHVKGHGIVINEPSVVAIDTRRKNRVVAIGAEAKEMVGRTPSHIVAIRPLQDGVISDFDVTEQMLHYFIHKVHNQNLLRIPRPRVVIGIPSGVTEVEKRAVHDAAISAGAREAGLIEEPMAAAIGAGLPVTESVGSMIVDIGGGTTEVAVIALGGIVVARSIRVAGDEMDEDIINYARQKYNLLIGQRMAEQAKIAVGSAFPLEQEEIITLRGRNLITGLPEAVDVSSVEIREALSNSVSMIVNTVREALDETPPELVADLMERGIVLAGGGALLRKLDVRLSEETKMRVYVADDPMTCVARGAGMVLEKPEYYRETLTTLQRGSTIH encoded by the coding sequence ATGTTCTCCTTGGACATTGGCATTGACCTGGGAACGGCAAATACCCTGGTCCATGTCAAAGGTCATGGGATCGTCATCAACGAGCCCTCGGTCGTGGCGATTGACACCCGCCGCAAGAATCGGGTAGTAGCCATCGGCGCAGAGGCGAAGGAGATGGTAGGTCGTACACCCTCCCACATCGTGGCGATTCGCCCCCTTCAGGATGGCGTGATCTCCGACTTCGACGTTACAGAGCAGATGCTCCACTATTTCATTCACAAGGTCCATAATCAGAACTTGCTTCGGATCCCACGGCCTCGGGTGGTGATCGGCATTCCCAGCGGCGTTACAGAGGTTGAAAAGCGAGCTGTGCATGACGCAGCCATCAGTGCCGGGGCGCGCGAGGCTGGATTGATCGAGGAGCCGATGGCCGCCGCTATCGGCGCTGGACTGCCGGTGACCGAATCCGTGGGGAGCATGATCGTGGATATCGGTGGCGGCACCACCGAGGTGGCAGTGATCGCGTTGGGCGGCATTGTTGTAGCGCGCTCGATCCGGGTGGCCGGCGACGAGATGGACGAGGATATCATCAACTACGCCCGGCAGAAATACAATCTGCTCATTGGACAGCGCATGGCTGAGCAAGCGAAGATCGCAGTGGGCTCCGCTTTTCCGCTGGAGCAGGAGGAGATTATTACATTGCGGGGGCGGAATCTGATCACCGGCCTGCCAGAAGCAGTGGACGTCTCCAGCGTGGAGATCCGCGAGGCGCTCAGCAATTCGGTTTCCATGATTGTGAACACGGTGCGCGAGGCCCTGGACGAGACGCCCCCAGAGTTGGTGGCCGACCTGATGGAGCGCGGCATCGTGCTGGCCGGGGGTGGGGCATTGCTGCGTAAACTGGATGTGCGTTTGAGCGAAGAGACGAAGATGCGGGTCTATGTGGCTGATGACCCGATGACCTGCGTAGCGCGCGGCGCCGGCATGGTGTTGGAAAAGCCGGAGTACTACCGAGAGACCTTAACCACCTTGCAACGTGGCAGCACTATCCACTGA
- a CDS encoding SH3 domain-containing protein encodes MSSALRWNHLIIAAVIIMAALIGLAVPLLSGEEVSLGARPTLIVLPSPSTPTLTVTPTETPMLSLLPTATSTATPTATVAASSTFTATAEITVTATVTFASAAQVASSMTPTVAVTQTAEVIPTAAVTLTIIATENVRVRQGPDVAYAILGTARSGDTFTVIGRNADGTWWQICCLPGERSGWVFGGLVTLSGDPMAVPVVNVPPPPTLTPSASS; translated from the coding sequence ATGAGCTCTGCGCTGCGCTGGAATCACCTGATTATTGCTGCCGTCATCATCATGGCAGCGCTCATTGGCCTGGCCGTTCCTCTCCTCTCCGGAGAAGAGGTGTCTCTAGGCGCGCGTCCCACCCTCATTGTGCTCCCGTCACCATCTACCCCGACGCTGACCGTGACTCCCACGGAGACCCCAATGCTGTCTCTCCTGCCCACTGCGACGTCCACTGCGACGCCCACTGCCACCGTCGCCGCCTCTTCCACGTTCACGGCCACGGCGGAAATCACTGTAACTGCTACGGTGACCTTCGCATCGGCTGCGCAGGTGGCTTCTAGTATGACGCCGACGGTTGCCGTAACTCAGACCGCCGAAGTGATACCGACGGCTGCCGTAACTCTGACGATTATAGCGACGGAGAATGTGCGCGTGCGCCAAGGGCCCGATGTGGCTTATGCGATCCTTGGAACTGCCAGGAGCGGAGATACGTTTACGGTGATCGGGCGTAACGCTGATGGCACCTGGTGGCAGATATGCTGCCTTCCAGGCGAGCGCAGCGGTTGGGTCTTCGGTGGCCTCGTAACCTTAAGTGGTGATCCCATGGCCGTTCCGGTGGTGAACGTCCCCCCACCGCCTACACTTACCCCTTCCGCCTCGTCGTAG
- the mreC gene encoding rod shape-determining protein MreC has translation MRNRSLQQPLAWTEKGAFVRRPRYRLAWLAGFVALCLLVIELSAVGYLAPVQEVVLRGLAPLQSWLAGLAGSLNSMASFVGDLWTLRQRNAELESQINNLLIENVQLKEVEVENANLRRLLQFAEAHPFLTFRGAEVVARVIGRDPINLSNYLIIDLGQEHGIREGMPVVTERGLVGRITQVHRTSSRVMLLSDPASAVSALLQSSRLTGIIQGQAGGGLIMEYIPQDAAVVPGEIVITSGLGGRFPRGLVIGQVISVYRRDYEMFQRAVVRPSADFDRIEHVLVITNFVPLTGLDEEGGP, from the coding sequence ATGCGAAATCGTTCTCTACAGCAGCCACTAGCCTGGACCGAGAAGGGGGCCTTCGTCCGGCGTCCGCGCTATCGCCTGGCCTGGCTGGCAGGCTTTGTAGCATTGTGCCTGCTGGTAATCGAGCTGTCTGCAGTAGGATATTTGGCGCCGGTCCAGGAGGTGGTTTTGCGTGGGCTGGCCCCACTTCAGAGCTGGCTAGCCGGCCTTGCCGGCTCTCTCAACTCCATGGCCTCCTTTGTGGGAGATTTATGGACGCTGCGACAGCGCAATGCGGAACTGGAGAGCCAGATTAACAACTTGCTCATTGAAAATGTGCAGCTCAAAGAGGTGGAAGTCGAGAACGCCAACCTCCGGCGGCTATTGCAATTCGCCGAGGCTCATCCGTTCCTGACGTTTCGCGGCGCGGAGGTGGTGGCCCGCGTCATCGGCCGGGATCCCATTAACCTGTCCAATTACCTGATAATTGACCTGGGACAGGAACACGGCATTCGCGAGGGAATGCCCGTCGTCACCGAGCGGGGCTTAGTAGGGCGGATCACTCAAGTTCATCGTACATCTAGCCGAGTGATGCTGCTCAGCGATCCAGCTAGTGCCGTGAGCGCCCTCTTGCAAAGCTCGCGATTGACCGGGATCATACAGGGACAGGCCGGAGGTGGACTCATTATGGAGTACATTCCCCAGGATGCTGCCGTAGTTCCCGGTGAGATCGTGATCACCTCAGGATTGGGCGGCCGTTTCCCGCGCGGCTTGGTGATCGGGCAAGTCATCTCCGTATACCGACGAGATTACGAAATGTTCCAGCGGGCCGTAGTACGACCCTCAGCAGATTTCGATCGGATCGAGCACGTTCTGGTCATCACCAACTTCGTCCCTTTGACGGGCCTGGATGAGGAGGGCGGCCCCTAG